The following are from one region of the Hymenobacter radiodurans genome:
- a CDS encoding Dps family protein, translated as MATKTTDKKPAATKKTAAAAPKKSNGTAVNQGKIQPGNVEQPIVNQRAAAIQKFGVVSPRMPVGLDEKVRQQSVDMLNQLLVDTITIRDLYKKHHWQVVGPTFYQLHLLYDKHYEEQSVLVDAIAERIQLLGGVSLAMAADIAETTHIPRPPRDREEAPVQVSRLLEAHEIILKECHEYAKKADESGDDGTNDLIVSQLIRTNELQTWFVSEHVVDTPLARS; from the coding sequence ATGGCAACCAAAACCACTGATAAGAAGCCAGCCGCTACAAAAAAAACCGCAGCGGCAGCACCAAAAAAATCGAACGGCACAGCTGTTAATCAGGGCAAGATTCAACCTGGTAATGTGGAGCAGCCAATTGTAAATCAGCGTGCGGCTGCCATCCAAAAGTTTGGCGTTGTATCGCCTCGTATGCCGGTAGGGCTGGACGAGAAAGTGCGTCAGCAAAGCGTTGATATGCTTAACCAACTGCTAGTAGATACGATTACCATTCGTGACCTGTATAAAAAACACCACTGGCAGGTAGTAGGGCCTACTTTCTATCAGTTGCACTTGCTTTACGATAAGCATTATGAGGAGCAAAGCGTATTGGTAGACGCCATTGCCGAGCGTATTCAGCTTCTGGGGGGCGTAAGTCTAGCCATGGCCGCTGATATTGCTGAAACGACCCATATTCCGCGGCCGCCCCGCGACCGGGAAGAAGCACCGGTGCAGGTATCACGCTTGCTCGAAGCCCACGAAATTATTCTGAAAGAGTGCCACGAGTATGCCAAGAAGGCGGACGAATCGGGTGATGACGGTACTAACGATTTGATTGTTAGTCAGCTGATTCGGACCAATGAACTGCAAACTTGGTTTGTATCCGAACACGTAGTTGATACGCCGCTGGCTCGTTCGTAG
- a CDS encoding DUF4394 domain-containing protein, with translation MQLPILSPSFGKAARRAPWLVGATLGLCLSAMAPATAQTLPPLTGQLMYATQVVGTTTNLLSFDEAAPTVLRSTVAITGMTAGQVLVGMDARPSTGQLFGLGYNATLTADNARLYVINPTTGVATPVGTAAMTLALGAATDRIGFDFNPVVDRIRVVSTNRANYRLNPINGTVVDGDPVAAGTQPDGSLNPGTPSIGAAAYTNNFIGTGSTTLYVFDDALGQLFIQTSPNTGLITAAGPATGLTFNPAIGVSMDINSIRTGENYVLMSGAPGTGTSTQLYELNVGSGAATSKGVIGTGLPINNLTFATFAVDPVSPPIALAGQLMFALTGSNLISFDSNAPRIIRTSTSITNLAAGQTLVGLDFRPATGELFALGYNATAAAPTANAQLYTVNPGTAALTAVGAAQRLELGDAAARVGFDFNPTVDRIRVVSSNNANYRLNPVDGTITATDTNLNPAGGAISSAAYTNSGPGTAPAATILYNYNAANNQLVRQDAPNSGTFASVGSSGMTVNPAAGVDFDIYFDPAAAAASQNKAFLVASPGTTTNASLYTVNLTSGAATLVEVIGAGMPITGVSALISGTVLSSNKASEKVSAQVDVYPNPATGEVSINMPAALIKQSVEATLVNALGQPVIRRTLSARDGATQRLSLTNVAKGIYMLQLSTPEGVVTKRLMVR, from the coding sequence ATGCAATTACCCATACTCTCCCCTTCCTTCGGTAAAGCTGCTCGTCGTGCTCCTTGGTTAGTAGGGGCTACGCTCGGTTTATGCCTTAGCGCTATGGCGCCAGCAACGGCCCAAACGCTCCCTCCCCTGACCGGGCAGCTTATGTATGCCACGCAGGTAGTGGGCACCACTACCAACTTATTATCCTTCGACGAAGCAGCCCCTACTGTTCTACGCTCTACAGTTGCCATTACCGGCATGACTGCTGGCCAAGTATTAGTGGGCATGGACGCTCGTCCGAGCACAGGCCAATTGTTCGGGTTGGGCTATAATGCTACCCTCACAGCCGATAACGCTCGTTTGTATGTCATCAATCCGACCACGGGCGTTGCGACGCCCGTTGGTACTGCCGCTATGACGCTGGCACTCGGTGCTGCCACTGACCGCATCGGGTTCGACTTCAATCCAGTGGTGGACCGGATTCGGGTAGTAAGCACGAACAGAGCGAACTATCGCCTCAACCCTATCAATGGCACCGTTGTAGACGGTGACCCTGTTGCGGCTGGTACCCAGCCTGATGGCAGCCTGAACCCTGGTACCCCATCTATTGGCGCGGCGGCTTACACCAACAACTTTATTGGTACGGGCAGCACCACGCTGTATGTATTTGATGATGCGCTCGGGCAGCTATTCATTCAGACCTCTCCGAATACGGGCTTAATTACTGCTGCCGGGCCGGCTACGGGCCTTACATTCAACCCTGCGATTGGGGTAAGCATGGACATTAACTCTATCAGAACCGGCGAAAACTATGTTCTGATGTCTGGTGCTCCTGGTACCGGCACGAGCACGCAGCTGTATGAGTTAAACGTTGGCTCGGGAGCAGCTACATCAAAAGGCGTTATTGGCACGGGTTTACCAATCAATAACCTGACGTTCGCAACGTTCGCCGTCGATCCAGTGTCGCCACCCATTGCCCTCGCGGGCCAATTGATGTTCGCGCTGACCGGGAGCAACTTGATTTCTTTTGACTCAAATGCCCCCCGAATTATCCGTACTTCAACGTCTATTACCAACTTAGCTGCTGGGCAAACTCTGGTAGGACTTGATTTCCGGCCTGCTACCGGCGAGCTATTCGCATTAGGCTATAATGCCACGGCTGCTGCGCCTACCGCAAACGCCCAGCTTTATACTGTAAATCCAGGTACGGCCGCTCTAACGGCTGTTGGTGCTGCCCAACGCTTAGAGCTTGGTGATGCTGCGGCTCGCGTCGGATTCGACTTCAACCCTACCGTTGACCGCATCCGGGTAGTAAGCTCCAACAATGCCAACTACCGCCTTAACCCTGTTGATGGAACTATAACTGCCACCGATACCAACCTGAATCCGGCTGGTGGCGCTATATCATCGGCGGCTTATACCAATAGTGGCCCAGGTACTGCACCTGCCGCTACTATTCTTTACAACTACAATGCGGCCAACAATCAGCTTGTGCGCCAGGACGCGCCAAATTCTGGTACGTTCGCATCGGTAGGCAGTTCTGGCATGACAGTAAACCCAGCTGCCGGCGTTGATTTTGACATTTATTTCGATCCGGCTGCTGCAGCTGCCTCCCAGAACAAAGCCTTCTTGGTGGCTAGCCCTGGCACAACCACCAACGCAAGTCTTTATACCGTCAACCTGACGAGCGGTGCTGCAACACTGGTAGAAGTCATTGGCGCTGGCATGCCTATCACGGGCGTATCCGCTCTGATTTCGGGCACGGTACTATCCAGCAATAAGGCTTCAGAAAAAGTGAGCGCACAGGTAGATGTGTATCCAAACCCAGCTACTGGTGAGGTTTCCATCAATATGCCAGCCGCTCTAATTAAGCAGTCGGTAGAGGCTACATTGGTTAATGCCTTAGGTCAGCCCGTAATACGTCGTACTCTCTCCGCCCGCGACGGCGCTACCCAGCGTCTCTCGCTCACCAACGTGGCGAAAGGCATCTACATGCTTCAGCTTTCTACGCCCGAAGGTGTCGTAACGAAGCGTCTGATGGTGCGCTAG
- a CDS encoding NFACT RNA binding domain-containing protein has product MHNNYYFLRQLAPALTAQLSGYQVAACFSQEKDELVIGLTNGSTEFWLKAQLTASFPVLALPTSFHRTRTNSVDLLPDLLGRTVAGADVFPHDRVLTLRFTDGASLLFKLYGPRPNAIFRPAPDAPAQLFHQRYTTDADLAPLSPTADSARPSTDPLKSYPALGDLPPRYLRAHGYDSASEPDKELRVQEIVALLENPQQFYIIHLEGRTRLSLLPLGEIEQTLPPDPVTALRTFVPMFLGRRAYETESRQVRQQLERRAEEATSSASQARARLHALEHGASYRQTADLIMAHLTQIPAGAAQVEVVDFYQDNQPRIIKLKSTETPQRTAQNLYRKAKNQQIETRQLQERVERREFDAFWCLERLEELGGILDLRTLRAWRKTHDLQPETKAKAATELPFKVFEDEGFTILVGRNAANNDLLTQRYAHKEDLWLHAKDVTGSHVVIRHRAGHVVPATVVERAAQLAAWYSRRQHDSLCPVTVTPKKFVRKPKGALPGQVLVEREKVVLVVPANPFERVGANSCGFGNSLPHSY; this is encoded by the coding sequence GTGCACAACAATTACTATTTCCTGCGCCAACTCGCTCCTGCTCTTACTGCGCAGCTTTCGGGCTACCAGGTGGCGGCCTGCTTTTCTCAGGAAAAAGATGAGTTAGTTATTGGCCTGACGAATGGTAGCACCGAGTTTTGGCTTAAAGCTCAGCTAACCGCTTCTTTCCCGGTTTTAGCGCTCCCAACCAGCTTTCATCGTACCCGTACCAATTCTGTTGATCTGCTACCGGATTTACTGGGCCGCACCGTGGCGGGGGCCGACGTTTTCCCCCACGACCGGGTGCTTACGTTGCGCTTTACTGATGGCGCTTCCCTACTTTTCAAGCTCTACGGCCCGCGGCCAAATGCCATCTTCCGCCCGGCTCCCGATGCGCCCGCCCAGCTGTTTCACCAGCGTTACACCACCGACGCCGACTTAGCGCCCCTATCACCTACTGCTGACTCGGCCCGCCCATCAACTGACCCGCTGAAAAGCTATCCGGCGCTTGGCGATTTGCCCCCCCGCTACTTACGGGCGCATGGTTACGATTCGGCATCAGAACCCGATAAGGAGCTGAGAGTCCAGGAGATTGTGGCGCTTCTGGAAAACCCGCAGCAGTTCTATATTATTCACCTGGAGGGCCGCACCCGCCTGAGCTTGCTACCCTTAGGTGAGATTGAGCAGACCCTACCGCCCGACCCAGTTACCGCGTTGCGCACGTTTGTCCCCATGTTTTTGGGTCGGCGGGCATACGAAACGGAGTCGCGACAGGTAAGGCAGCAATTGGAGCGCCGGGCTGAAGAGGCAACCAGCAGCGCCAGCCAAGCCAGGGCCCGCCTGCATGCGCTGGAGCACGGTGCCAGCTACCGCCAGACCGCCGATCTTATTATGGCTCATCTCACTCAAATTCCGGCCGGCGCCGCACAGGTAGAAGTCGTGGATTTTTATCAGGATAATCAGCCCCGAATCATTAAGCTCAAGTCTACCGAAACGCCCCAGCGTACGGCCCAGAATCTCTACCGCAAAGCCAAAAACCAGCAAATTGAAACGCGGCAGTTACAAGAGCGGGTAGAACGCCGGGAGTTCGACGCGTTCTGGTGCTTAGAGCGGCTGGAGGAACTAGGGGGCATTTTGGACTTGCGCACGCTACGCGCGTGGCGCAAGACGCACGACTTACAACCCGAAACCAAAGCAAAGGCTGCTACTGAGCTGCCGTTTAAGGTATTTGAGGATGAAGGCTTTACTATTCTGGTAGGACGCAATGCAGCCAACAACGATCTGCTCACTCAGCGCTATGCCCACAAAGAAGACCTTTGGCTGCACGCCAAGGACGTAACTGGCTCTCATGTGGTTATTCGCCACCGGGCGGGCCATGTGGTGCCAGCCACGGTAGTGGAGCGCGCGGCTCAACTGGCAGCTTGGTACTCGCGCCGTCAGCACGACTCGCTTTGTCCGGTTACCGTCACGCCCAAAAAGTTTGTGCGCAAGCCCAAAGGCGCTTTGCCCGGCCAGGTACTGGTAGAGCGGGAAAAAGTAGTGTTGGTGGTGCCCGCTAACCCTTTTGAACGCGTGGGGGCAAATAGTTGCGGGTTCGGTAACTCGCTGCCCCACAGCTACTAG
- a CDS encoding CocE/NonD family hydrolase: protein MLRFSTAAFCFASVILLTAPTAQAQQNAPQDSIFVRQNYRKLDRLIPMRDGVKLYTVIYVPTDATKKNRYPFLLERTPYSAAPYGETNYPTTGPGTSRALSQEKYIFVYQDVRGRYKSEGQFEEVTPNVPGNKTKQTDESSDTYDTIEWLLENVPNNNGKAGITGISYPGFYATAALPDAHPALKAVSPQAPVTDEFIGDDARHNGAFFLLDNFSFTNYFDAPRTGPLEEYKPLFTFRPKDAYQFFLDLGPIKNANAPQYFNNKAKIWNEYQEHDTYDAYWQARNIRTALKNVKPAVLVVGGFFDAEDLFGALNTYKAIEQQNPRNNSRLVMGPWTHGAWSRADWSQFGPLNFGSNTAKYFQEDIEVKFFNSYLKDKGNFTQAEATIFNTGTNEWKTFEQWPPAATQAQTLFFQPNGGLTFSAAAAAESFAEYVSDPGKPVPYTDGIFARRNNEYMIEDQRFAARRPDVLVFQTAPLTEDLTLAGPLTADLFVTTTGTDADFVVKLIDVLPDTARNPSPNPKNLQMAGYQRLVRAEVIRGRFRNSFEKPEPFQPGQVAEVKYELPGVLHTFKKGHRLMVQVQSSWFPLVDRNPQTFVDIDKAEDKDFVKATLRLYHDAQHPSGLRVMKQP, encoded by the coding sequence GTACACGGTCATCTACGTGCCCACCGACGCGACGAAGAAAAATCGGTACCCGTTTCTGCTGGAGCGCACGCCGTATTCGGCCGCACCGTACGGCGAAACAAACTACCCCACTACCGGCCCTGGCACAAGCCGGGCACTGTCGCAGGAGAAATACATTTTCGTGTATCAGGATGTACGCGGACGCTACAAAAGTGAGGGTCAGTTTGAGGAGGTGACGCCCAACGTGCCCGGCAACAAAACCAAGCAAACGGACGAAAGCTCTGATACTTACGACACCATTGAGTGGCTGCTCGAGAATGTGCCCAACAACAACGGTAAGGCCGGTATTACGGGCATTTCGTACCCCGGTTTCTACGCCACGGCCGCTCTCCCCGACGCTCATCCGGCCCTGAAAGCCGTGTCGCCCCAGGCCCCGGTGACAGATGAGTTTATCGGCGACGACGCCCGCCACAACGGCGCGTTTTTTCTGCTCGATAACTTCTCATTTACCAATTATTTCGACGCGCCGCGTACCGGTCCGTTAGAGGAATACAAGCCGTTATTCACTTTCCGACCGAAAGATGCATACCAGTTTTTCCTCGATTTAGGACCGATCAAAAACGCCAATGCGCCGCAGTATTTTAACAACAAAGCCAAGATCTGGAATGAGTATCAGGAGCACGATACGTACGATGCGTACTGGCAGGCACGCAACATCCGAACGGCACTGAAAAATGTAAAGCCCGCCGTTCTGGTTGTGGGGGGCTTTTTTGACGCAGAAGATTTGTTTGGCGCGCTCAATACCTACAAAGCCATTGAGCAGCAAAACCCCCGCAATAACAGCCGCCTAGTGATGGGCCCTTGGACCCACGGCGCGTGGTCGCGAGCAGATTGGAGCCAGTTTGGGCCGCTGAATTTCGGTAGCAACACAGCCAAGTATTTTCAGGAAGACATTGAGGTGAAGTTTTTCAACTCCTACCTCAAAGACAAAGGCAACTTCACCCAGGCCGAAGCCACCATATTTAACACCGGCACCAACGAGTGGAAGACGTTTGAGCAGTGGCCACCGGCCGCTACCCAAGCCCAAACGCTGTTCTTCCAACCTAATGGCGGGCTTACATTCTCGGCCGCTGCTGCCGCGGAAAGCTTCGCCGAATACGTCAGTGACCCTGGCAAGCCAGTGCCCTACACCGATGGTATTTTTGCCCGTCGCAACAACGAATACATGATCGAGGATCAGCGCTTTGCGGCCCGCCGCCCCGATGTGTTGGTCTTCCAAACCGCCCCCCTCACCGAGGATCTTACGCTGGCCGGCCCCCTTACTGCCGACCTGTTCGTGACTACCACTGGCACCGATGCCGACTTTGTAGTCAAGCTCATCGACGTGCTCCCCGACACGGCCCGCAATCCTTCCCCCAATCCCAAAAACCTTCAGATGGCTGGCTATCAGCGCCTAGTGCGCGCGGAGGTAATCAGGGGACGTTTTCGTAATAGCTTTGAAAAACCGGAGCCGTTTCAACCGGGTCAGGTGGCAGAAGTGAAATATGAGTTGCCCGGTGTGCTGCACACCTTCAAAAAAGGTCATCGCCTGATGGTACAGGTGCAAAGCTCCTGGTTTCCGCTCGTCGACCGCAACCCGCAGACCTTCGTGGACATTGACAAGGCCGAGGACAAAGACTTTGTGAAAGCGACGCTGCGCTTGTACCACGATGCCCAACACCCATCGGGCCTACGGGTGATGAAGCAGCCGTAA
- the pfkA gene encoding 6-phosphofructokinase codes for MKRIAVFTSGGDSPGMNACIRAVVRTAVYHGIEVYGIMRGFKGMIKGEIVKLDSASVSNTVQKGGTLLKSARSQTFMTKEGRQQAFDQLSNHKIDGLVAIGGNGTFTGAMLFEQEFGIPTVGAPGTIDNDLFGTDYTIGYDTAVNTALEAIDKIRDTADSHDRCFFIEVMGRDSGYIAIPCAIGGGAEIVMIPETQMSTEAVIDTLRSGWKRSKTSFIVIVAEGDEENNATTVAAKVKEAIPELDTRVTIIGHVQRGGSPTAADRLLGSQIGIAAVEGLMNGMHNVMAGIVDRKLVYTPFHDTIYKKKLINQSFMRMVEILSV; via the coding sequence ATGAAACGTATTGCAGTTTTTACCAGTGGCGGCGATTCGCCCGGCATGAATGCCTGTATCCGTGCCGTAGTGCGCACGGCCGTGTACCACGGTATTGAAGTGTATGGTATTATGCGCGGCTTTAAGGGCATGATTAAAGGAGAAATCGTGAAGCTTGACTCCGCCTCGGTTTCGAACACCGTGCAGAAAGGCGGTACTCTGCTCAAATCAGCCCGCAGCCAGACCTTTATGACGAAAGAAGGGCGTCAGCAGGCCTTCGACCAACTTAGCAATCATAAAATTGACGGCTTGGTAGCCATCGGCGGCAACGGTACGTTTACCGGGGCCATGCTTTTTGAGCAGGAATTCGGCATCCCGACAGTAGGCGCGCCCGGCACGATTGATAACGACCTTTTCGGTACAGATTATACCATTGGCTACGATACGGCCGTGAATACAGCGCTGGAGGCCATTGATAAAATACGCGACACAGCCGATTCGCACGACCGCTGCTTTTTTATTGAGGTAATGGGCCGCGACTCGGGTTACATCGCCATTCCCTGTGCTATTGGCGGTGGGGCCGAAATCGTGATGATTCCGGAAACGCAGATGTCGACGGAAGCCGTCATTGATACCTTACGCTCTGGTTGGAAGCGCTCGAAAACCTCCTTCATTGTTATTGTAGCGGAGGGCGACGAAGAAAACAACGCCACTACCGTAGCTGCCAAGGTAAAAGAAGCCATTCCTGAACTAGATACTCGCGTGACCATCATCGGCCACGTGCAGCGCGGCGGCTCTCCAACTGCCGCTGACCGCCTCTTAGGCTCCCAGATCGGGATTGCTGCCGTGGAAGGTCTGATGAATGGAATGCATAACGTGATGGCTGGTATCGTAGACCGCAAGCTGGTTTACACACCTTTTCACGATACTATTTACAAGAAAAAGCTTATCAACCAGAGCTTTATGCGAATGGTAGAAATTCTGTCGGTATAG
- a CDS encoding MOSC domain-containing protein: MAFPFFGDDKSTIARLLSTLPQTGRIEWIGIRPVRREPLVSLPEVEVLTDAHLRGDHARPKPGGKRQVTLIQQEHLAAVGGFLGLDGPVEPGRLRRNLAISGLNLLALKNRQVQLGDEVILEITGECHPCSRMEEELGPGGYNAMRGHGGLTARIIRGGQIRVGDVVSVLESTLPTGATGA, encoded by the coding sequence ATGGCTTTTCCCTTCTTCGGCGACGACAAATCGACTATTGCCCGCCTGCTGTCCACCTTGCCCCAAACCGGTCGCATCGAGTGGATTGGTATTCGGCCGGTGCGGCGCGAGCCGCTTGTATCACTGCCCGAAGTGGAAGTACTGACGGACGCTCACCTGCGCGGCGACCACGCCCGCCCCAAGCCCGGCGGCAAACGCCAGGTTACACTTATCCAACAGGAGCACTTAGCGGCCGTGGGGGGCTTTTTGGGGCTCGATGGCCCCGTAGAGCCCGGCCGCTTGCGGCGCAACTTGGCCATCAGCGGCCTGAATCTGCTGGCGCTGAAAAACCGTCAGGTGCAGTTGGGCGACGAGGTTATTCTAGAAATAACCGGTGAGTGCCACCCCTGCTCCCGCATGGAAGAAGAGCTGGGCCCCGGCGGCTACAACGCCATGCGCGGCCATGGCGGTCTTACGGCCCGCATCATCCGTGGGGGGCAAATTCGGGTGGGCGATGTGGTCAGCGTACTGGAATCGACCTTGCCAACCGGCGCTACCGGCGCTTAG
- a CDS encoding tellurite resistance TerB family protein: MFGFFENEQAKKIKSHIVNLAALAKADGHIDEREMNFIVAIGKKNGMRPADVRSVVANSGSVNMLLPDNDSERFDQIFDLVDMMLADGVVDDHEMEFCVDMACKLGFRKAIVGVLVRKISLGVKDGLPREQIKEETQAFLNYNEQNSGGGCE; encoded by the coding sequence ATGTTCGGTTTTTTTGAAAATGAGCAAGCCAAGAAGATTAAAAGCCATATCGTGAACTTGGCCGCGCTGGCGAAGGCCGATGGTCATATTGACGAGCGAGAAATGAATTTTATCGTGGCCATTGGCAAAAAAAACGGCATGCGCCCGGCTGATGTGCGCAGTGTGGTGGCCAATTCAGGCAGCGTAAACATGCTCCTGCCCGATAATGACTCGGAGCGCTTCGATCAGATCTTCGACTTGGTAGATATGATGCTGGCCGATGGCGTGGTCGATGACCACGAGATGGAGTTCTGCGTTGATATGGCCTGTAAGCTGGGCTTCCGCAAAGCAATTGTGGGCGTTCTGGTGCGCAAAATTTCGCTGGGTGTGAAAGATGGACTGCCGCGCGAGCAGATTAAGGAAGAAACCCAGGCATTTCTGAATTACAACGAGCAAAACAGCGGTGGCGGCTGTGAGTAG
- a CDS encoding tRNA (adenosine(37)-N6)-dimethylallyltransferase — MFKLSCAKKCPQRPFDSLKIALTREREELYARIDQRVDEMLASGLLAEVESVTAHRHHNALQTVGYQEIFDFLDDKQDWPETVRLLKRNTRRYAKRQLTWLRRDPAYHWLHPDAAEEEIMALLAAHPHERA, encoded by the coding sequence ATTTTCAAGCTTTCATGCGCAAAAAAATGCCCCCAGCGCCCGTTTGACTCACTAAAAATCGCCCTTACCCGAGAGCGGGAAGAATTATACGCCCGCATCGATCAGCGTGTAGACGAGATGCTGGCATCGGGCCTGCTCGCGGAAGTTGAGTCAGTGACTGCGCATAGGCACCACAATGCGCTGCAAACGGTGGGGTATCAGGAAATATTCGATTTTCTGGATGACAAGCAAGATTGGCCTGAAACCGTGCGCCTGCTTAAGCGCAACACCCGCCGCTACGCCAAGCGCCAGCTTACCTGGCTACGCCGCGACCCGGCGTATCATTGGCTGCACCCCGATGCAGCCGAAGAAGAAATTATGGCTTTACTGGCTGCTCATCCCCATGAGCGAGCTTAA
- the cfa gene encoding cyclopropane fatty acyl phospholipid synthase, whose product MQAQQLQQNVARILAPAGIQVNGSQPWDLQIHNDRFYQRVLSQGTLGLGESYMDGWWDCEQIDAFVFRALRADLYKTARLGWKSILEVLLTQIFNRQAKGKAARNAQRHYDIGNNLYERMLDKRLTYSCGYWKNANNLDQAQENKLDLICRKLYLQPGQRVLDIGCGWGSFAKFAAERYGVEVVGVTVAREQVKLAQELCKGLPIEIRLQDYRDVREKFDHVVSVGMAEHVGHRNYRTYMRTAANCLKDDGLFLLHTIGMAYSRTSADPFTNKYIFPNCLLPSIKQLGGAMEHLFVLEDCHNFSVYYDNTLMAWFQNFDRNWEQLRPEYGDRFYRMWKYYLLSSAASFRARHNQLWQMVLSKRGLLGGYESVR is encoded by the coding sequence ATGCAGGCACAGCAATTACAGCAAAACGTAGCCCGAATTCTGGCTCCGGCGGGCATACAGGTGAATGGTTCTCAGCCTTGGGATCTGCAAATTCACAACGACCGGTTTTACCAGCGGGTACTTAGTCAGGGGACGTTGGGGCTGGGCGAGTCGTACATGGATGGGTGGTGGGATTGTGAGCAGATAGATGCGTTTGTCTTTCGGGCACTGCGCGCTGATCTGTACAAAACCGCTCGCCTGGGCTGGAAAAGTATCTTGGAAGTGCTGCTCACGCAGATATTCAACAGACAGGCCAAAGGAAAAGCCGCCCGCAACGCGCAGCGCCACTACGATATCGGCAATAATCTGTACGAGCGGATGCTGGACAAGCGCCTGACGTATAGCTGCGGCTATTGGAAGAATGCCAACAACCTCGATCAGGCGCAGGAAAACAAGCTGGACCTGATTTGCCGCAAACTGTACCTCCAGCCCGGCCAGCGGGTGCTCGACATCGGCTGTGGCTGGGGCAGCTTCGCCAAGTTTGCCGCCGAACGCTACGGGGTAGAAGTGGTGGGCGTGACGGTAGCCCGCGAGCAGGTAAAGCTAGCGCAGGAGCTGTGCAAAGGCCTACCCATCGAAATACGACTCCAAGACTACCGGGACGTGCGCGAGAAGTTCGACCATGTGGTATCGGTAGGCATGGCCGAACACGTAGGCCACCGCAACTACCGAACCTACATGCGCACGGCAGCCAACTGCCTCAAGGACGATGGCCTGTTTCTGCTGCACACCATTGGTATGGCCTATTCTCGCACTTCCGCCGATCCGTTTACGAATAAGTATATTTTTCCCAACTGCCTGTTACCTTCCATTAAACAGCTAGGAGGGGCAATGGAGCACCTTTTCGTACTCGAAGACTGCCATAACTTCAGCGTGTATTATGATAACACGCTGATGGCTTGGTTTCAGAATTTTGACCGCAACTGGGAGCAGCTACGCCCTGAATACGGTGACCGGTTCTATCGGATGTGGAAGTATTATTTGCTGTCCAGCGCCGCGTCTTTCCGGGCGCGCCACAACCAGCTCTGGCAAATGGTGCTTTCCAAGCGGGGTTTGCTGGGAGGCTACGAATCGGTGCGGTAA
- a CDS encoding MBL fold metallo-hydrolase, which produces MQITILGSGTSQGVPVIGCHCAVCRSLDYRDKRLRVSVHVAVGGKSIVIDSGPDFRQQVLRERIDHLDALVFTHEHKDHTAGMDDIRSYNFKQQRDMPVYAEQRVLDQLKREFAYIFADYKYPGVPRVQTIPILDDQNSFSVEGIEVHPIRALHYKLPVLGYRIGDFTYLTDANYISPASMERIRGSRVIVLNALRREPHISHFSLPEAVDILTDLAPQRGYLTHISHLLGRHRDVEAELPEFIRLAYDGLKIEM; this is translated from the coding sequence ATGCAAATTACCATTCTCGGTTCGGGCACCTCGCAGGGCGTACCCGTCATTGGGTGTCACTGCGCCGTTTGTCGCTCCCTGGATTATCGTGATAAGCGCCTGCGCGTGTCGGTGCATGTGGCAGTGGGGGGCAAAAGCATCGTCATTGACTCGGGTCCCGACTTTCGCCAGCAAGTTTTGCGGGAGCGCATTGACCACCTGGATGCGTTGGTTTTCACCCATGAGCACAAAGACCACACGGCCGGAATGGACGACATCCGCTCCTACAACTTTAAGCAACAGCGCGATATGCCCGTGTATGCTGAGCAGCGAGTGCTTGACCAGCTGAAACGGGAGTTTGCCTACATTTTTGCTGATTACAAGTACCCCGGTGTACCCCGCGTGCAAACGATTCCCATCTTGGACGACCAAAATAGCTTTTCGGTAGAAGGTATTGAGGTGCATCCCATCCGGGCTTTACACTACAAGCTCCCCGTGTTAGGCTACCGAATCGGTGATTTCACGTACTTGACCGATGCCAATTATATCTCGCCGGCCTCGATGGAACGGATTCGAGGTTCGCGAGTAATTGTACTGAATGCCCTGCGGCGGGAGCCACACATTTCGCATTTCTCACTACCCGAAGCGGTTGACATTCTCACGGATTTAGCCCCCCAGCGCGGTTATCTCACGCATATTAGCCACCTGTTAGGTCGCCACCGCGACGTAGAAGCCGAATTGCCGGAGTTTATCCGGCTGGCTTACGATGGCCTCAAGATAGAGATGTAG